The following coding sequences are from one Acidobacteriota bacterium window:
- a CDS encoding Smr/MutS family protein — protein sequence MSPLPAHSELDWPGVLRLAGRFCSSDRGRIRLLASEPSADPFEVARRLGVTRDLLARRALRPAIALAGVDEGAPLVARLGPANRALDPEDLLDLFLLVERSEGARVAVPVEGADLPALTELLRPLADFEDLLAEREPTFEPDGRIKDTASARLYALRSAIQRLRRDLVKKLDELARAQGDALSGGYVTEKGGRYCLPVRSDRREAVQGLVHEKSGSGQTFFVEPLAVVEDNNALSEALEEEREEVHRILVALTARFAQRRPELAAAVEILTELDAAQARAEFSSASGGVFPEFGDRLVLRGARHPLLDKRLAQLRAEVFGEDEERHAEAVPLDLDLPEGTRTLLLSGPNAGGKSVAMKTAGLFSLLAQSGFAIPAGAGSTLPVFDRILVVAGDAQDLLGDLSSFAAAMTRTARVLAEATPRSLVLLDELGSGTDPDEGAALAIAVLAEDLARGGFTVATTHLSAVKEWAQDRPGVLSAAMEFDEKAGRPTFRVRPGAFGRSRALAVAERAGLPARVLKAAKARLGNKWEAADAALTRLESETRRAREEADAARTATLKAQARLAELEREKAALAADRAKVKEKAKEQIEKALLTLREKTRQELERMREDLRAGRSVSKGALMTVTQSAREAALGLFGEEEPEAPSGPVAPGMDVRVAPFGAVGRLLTLGTRGEAEVEVKGKRMRVDVKSLSPASAVPASRPNLERAGRAGPGGSSDLSASSPAVVATAELVLVGQRVDAALPLVERAINDALLSGKGALRLVHGHGTGRLAAAVREFLTSHPGVASFRYADASEGGPAVTIARLDV from the coding sequence GTGTCACCTCTTCCGGCTCACTCCGAACTCGACTGGCCCGGCGTGCTGCGGCTCGCCGGGCGTTTTTGTTCCTCGGACCGGGGCCGGATCCGTCTCCTCGCGTCCGAGCCCTCGGCCGACCCCTTCGAGGTCGCGCGGCGCCTCGGAGTCACGCGCGACCTCCTCGCGCGCCGCGCGCTCAGGCCCGCCATCGCTCTCGCGGGCGTCGACGAGGGCGCGCCGCTCGTCGCGCGCCTCGGCCCCGCGAACCGCGCGCTCGACCCCGAGGACCTCCTCGACCTCTTCCTCCTCGTCGAGCGCTCCGAGGGCGCGCGCGTCGCCGTGCCCGTCGAGGGAGCGGACCTTCCGGCGCTGACGGAGCTTCTCCGCCCGCTCGCGGACTTCGAGGACCTCCTCGCCGAGCGTGAGCCGACGTTCGAGCCGGACGGCCGGATCAAGGACACGGCGTCGGCGCGGCTCTACGCGCTGCGCTCGGCGATCCAGCGTCTGCGCCGCGACCTCGTGAAGAAGCTCGACGAGCTCGCGCGCGCGCAGGGCGACGCCCTCTCCGGCGGCTACGTGACGGAGAAGGGCGGGCGCTACTGCCTTCCCGTGCGCTCGGACCGCCGCGAGGCCGTGCAGGGTCTCGTGCACGAGAAGTCGGGCTCGGGCCAGACGTTCTTCGTCGAGCCGCTCGCGGTCGTCGAGGACAACAACGCGCTCTCCGAAGCGCTGGAAGAAGAGCGCGAGGAGGTCCACCGCATCCTCGTCGCTCTCACGGCGCGCTTCGCGCAGCGCCGCCCCGAGCTCGCCGCCGCGGTCGAGATCCTGACGGAGCTCGACGCCGCGCAGGCGCGCGCGGAGTTTTCGTCTGCCTCCGGCGGCGTCTTTCCCGAGTTCGGGGACCGCCTCGTCCTCCGGGGCGCGCGCCACCCGCTTCTCGACAAGCGTCTCGCCCAGCTGCGCGCCGAGGTCTTCGGCGAGGACGAGGAGCGCCACGCGGAAGCGGTGCCGCTCGACCTCGATCTGCCGGAGGGCACGCGGACACTTCTCCTCTCGGGCCCGAACGCGGGCGGCAAGAGCGTGGCGATGAAGACGGCCGGGCTCTTCTCGCTGCTCGCCCAGTCGGGCTTCGCGATCCCGGCGGGCGCCGGCTCGACGCTTCCGGTCTTCGACCGCATCCTGGTCGTCGCGGGCGATGCCCAGGACCTTCTCGGCGATCTCTCCTCCTTCGCCGCCGCGATGACGCGCACGGCGCGCGTGCTCGCCGAGGCGACGCCCCGGAGCCTCGTCCTCCTCGACGAGCTCGGGAGCGGCACCGACCCCGACGAGGGCGCCGCGCTCGCGATCGCGGTCCTCGCCGAGGACCTCGCGCGCGGCGGCTTCACGGTCGCCACGACTCACCTTTCGGCCGTCAAGGAATGGGCGCAGGACCGACCGGGCGTCCTCTCGGCCGCGATGGAGTTCGACGAGAAGGCGGGCCGCCCGACGTTCCGCGTCCGGCCCGGCGCGTTCGGCCGCTCGCGCGCGCTGGCCGTCGCCGAGCGTGCGGGCCTGCCGGCGCGCGTCCTGAAGGCGGCGAAGGCGCGGCTCGGGAACAAGTGGGAGGCGGCCGACGCGGCGCTCACGCGGCTCGAGTCCGAAACGCGCCGCGCGCGCGAGGAAGCCGACGCCGCCCGGACGGCGACGCTCAAGGCGCAGGCGCGCCTAGCCGAGCTCGAAAGGGAGAAGGCCGCGCTCGCCGCGGACCGGGCCAAGGTCAAGGAGAAGGCGAAGGAGCAGATCGAGAAGGCGCTCCTCACGCTTCGCGAGAAGACGCGCCAGGAGCTCGAGCGGATGCGCGAGGACCTCCGGGCCGGCCGGAGCGTGTCGAAGGGCGCGCTCATGACGGTCACGCAGAGCGCGCGCGAGGCGGCGCTCGGCCTGTTCGGCGAGGAGGAGCCCGAGGCGCCGTCCGGGCCCGTGGCGCCGGGTATGGACGTGCGGGTCGCGCCGTTCGGAGCGGTCGGAAGGCTGCTGACGCTCGGGACGCGCGGCGAGGCGGAGGTCGAGGTCAAGGGCAAGAGGATGCGCGTGGACGTGAAATCGCTTTCTCCCGCTTCCGCCGTCCCGGCAAGCCGACCGAACTTGGAACGCGCAGGCCGCGCGGGCCCGGGGGGGTCTTCCGACCTCTCGGCGTCCTCCCCCGCCGTCGTCGCCACGGCCGAGCTCGTCCTCGTCGGCCAGCGCGTGGACGCGGCGCTCCCGCTCGTCGAGCGCGCGATCAACGACGCCCTCCTCTCGGGCAAGGGCGCGCTGCGCCTCGTTCACGGCCACGGCACGGGCCGCCTGGCGGCCGCCGTGCGAGAGTTCCTCACGTCGCATCCCGGCGTCGCGTCCTTCCGCTACGCCGACGCGTCGGAAGGCGGCCCCGCCGTCACGATCGCGAGGCTCGATGTCTGA
- the rpsU gene encoding 30S ribosomal protein S21, giving the protein MPLIHVKEDESFENALRRFKRKCEKSGILSELKKRQHYEKPSAKRKRKAIAARKKMLRKLAEERRTGM; this is encoded by the coding sequence GTGCCGCTGATCCACGTCAAAGAGGACGAGTCGTTCGAGAACGCCCTGCGCCGTTTCAAGCGCAAGTGCGAGAAGTCCGGCATCCTCTCCGAGCTCAAGAAGCGTCAGCACTACGAGAAGCCCTCGGCCAAGCGGAAACGCAAGGCCATCGCCGCCCGCAAGAAGATGCTCCGCAAACTCGCCGAAGAGCGCCGTACCGGGATGTAG
- a CDS encoding lytic transglycosylase domain-containing protein, with translation MAGLDGTPLGLSGLAAWVGLSASIPAKRTTLAALLAYASGSDEVLAREALGEAAHLAATPADKRAVREALSARKEPDPRHARAGIARALALARVAPSRDETRLLLGAAGGTWPDAPERAADLFDETDRAAFDAAMKVAPPAARAARARAVASRDPKQAAALLKSLGPNPPVSVRTAAAEAWLHAGSPKDARRLLALPPPDGLGDAEVLHRAALSWLAEARSLIPPSPRAARRSARGKKPAPAKAPPALTPAQRSAADLRLSELTALLAQPLAEDDRRRLLETGVRLARRVNRTEQARTLLLRLLEIDPANDAGAAEAFRDTFDLYTAGSYAEAARAFEEQSALWREVGVKRRATYWAARSRERLGDADGARSLYANLVPGAAPDLYARWAAAALGVALAVPATAPLRNSAAESDTPLAPSREFMSCGFPDLAGDAAELEGTLDPVFAARVAAGTGDYRRAAGLLKRRYPELGTPEEGGVPAEARRAYYPVAHSGIVEREAQRVGLPASLLYGVIRQESVFTADIRSKAGALGLMQVMPATGKSMNRRENGSKSRPDLRDPAENVHLGAAYLRDLLAEFHGDSAAAVAAYNAGPGRVRSWKRAAGGAPMDEFLEGIPITETRVYVKRVLYFQSAYAALYGLPLDTPVPRLETGAPAAP, from the coding sequence GTGGCCGGCCTCGACGGAACGCCGCTCGGCCTTTCGGGCCTCGCGGCGTGGGTGGGCCTGTCGGCCAGCATCCCCGCGAAGAGGACCACCCTCGCCGCTCTCCTCGCGTACGCGTCCGGGTCGGACGAGGTGCTCGCCCGCGAAGCCCTCGGGGAGGCCGCGCACCTCGCGGCGACCCCCGCCGACAAGCGCGCCGTGCGCGAGGCGCTCTCCGCACGGAAGGAGCCCGACCCCCGGCACGCTCGCGCCGGAATCGCGCGCGCGCTGGCGCTCGCCCGCGTCGCCCCGTCGCGCGACGAGACCCGGCTCCTGCTCGGCGCGGCGGGCGGCACCTGGCCGGATGCCCCCGAGCGCGCCGCGGATCTTTTCGACGAAACCGATCGCGCCGCCTTCGACGCGGCGATGAAGGTCGCGCCGCCCGCCGCCCGCGCGGCCCGCGCCCGCGCCGTCGCCTCGCGCGACCCGAAACAGGCTGCGGCGCTTTTGAAGTCGCTCGGCCCCAATCCGCCTGTCTCCGTGCGGACCGCCGCGGCCGAGGCCTGGCTGCACGCGGGCAGTCCGAAGGACGCGCGTCGCCTGCTCGCCCTTCCGCCGCCCGACGGGCTCGGCGACGCGGAGGTGCTGCACCGCGCCGCACTCTCGTGGCTCGCCGAGGCGCGCAGTCTCATCCCGCCGTCGCCCCGCGCGGCACGGCGCAGTGCGCGCGGAAAGAAGCCGGCGCCCGCGAAGGCACCGCCCGCGCTCACGCCCGCCCAGCGCTCCGCGGCCGATCTCCGCCTCTCCGAGCTCACGGCGCTTCTCGCGCAGCCGCTCGCGGAGGACGACCGCCGCCGGCTGCTCGAAACCGGCGTGCGCCTCGCGCGCCGCGTGAACCGCACCGAGCAGGCGCGCACCCTCCTGCTGCGTCTCCTCGAGATCGACCCCGCGAACGACGCGGGCGCAGCCGAGGCGTTTCGCGACACGTTCGACCTCTACACGGCGGGCTCGTACGCCGAGGCCGCTCGGGCCTTCGAGGAGCAAAGCGCTCTGTGGCGCGAGGTCGGCGTCAAGCGGCGCGCAACTTACTGGGCCGCGCGGTCGAGGGAGCGCCTCGGCGACGCGGACGGAGCGCGTTCCCTCTACGCGAACCTCGTCCCCGGCGCCGCGCCCGACCTCTATGCGCGCTGGGCCGCCGCCGCGCTCGGCGTGGCGCTCGCCGTGCCCGCGACCGCCCCCCTCCGGAACTCCGCGGCCGAGAGCGACACGCCGCTCGCTCCCTCGCGCGAATTCATGTCCTGCGGCTTTCCCGACCTCGCGGGCGACGCCGCCGAGCTCGAGGGCACGCTCGACCCGGTGTTCGCGGCGCGTGTCGCCGCCGGGACGGGCGACTACCGGCGCGCCGCCGGCCTCCTCAAGCGCCGCTACCCGGAGCTCGGGACGCCCGAGGAAGGCGGCGTGCCCGCGGAGGCGCGCCGCGCGTACTACCCCGTCGCGCACTCCGGCATCGTCGAGCGCGAGGCGCAGCGCGTGGGCCTTCCCGCCTCGCTCCTCTACGGCGTCATCCGGCAGGAGAGCGTCTTCACCGCGGACATCCGATCGAAGGCCGGCGCGCTCGGTCTCATGCAGGTCATGCCCGCGACGGGGAAATCGATGAACCGGCGCGAGAACGGCTCGAAGAGCCGGCCGGATCTCAGGGACCCCGCCGAGAACGTGCACCTCGGCGCCGCGTACCTGCGCGACCTCCTCGCGGAGTTCCACGGCGATTCGGCCGCCGCCGTGGCCGCGTACAACGCGGGGCCGGGCCGCGTGCGCTCGTGGAAGAGGGCCGCGGGCGGCGCGCCGATGGACGAGTTCCTCGAGGGGATCCCGATCACGGAGACGCGCGTCTACGTCAAGCGCGTCCTCTACTTCCAGAGCGCGTACGCCGCGCTCTACGGGCTCCCGCTCGACACGCCCGTGCCGCGCCTCGAGACCGGCGCGCCCGCGGCGCCGTAG
- a CDS encoding deoxyribodipyrimidine photo-lyase, which translates to MPVAVVWLRRNLRLDDNRVLDAALRAADAVVPVFVLDDHYLLEDFSPPRLAFLVASLRELAAALEGKGGRLVVRKGPAGDALAALCRETGADAVFTHADHEPHGKALHEEARHALAAQGTALHAVEDLLLLPPGQLATQDGKPFTVYTPFSRRWLEADKPAPVPGPVRVPAPDAVLSPAFPSIPLEKPRGFRERGAPANPEAGAAAARRTWDAFRASALFRYAGERDRPDLEGTSRLSPHLRFGTIGIRRVLAEARAAWKDASPEGRRGIETFVKELAWREFYAGILHAFPRVLAESFRKDFDAFPWSAGDETERRFAAWTEGRTGYPIVDAGMRQLAVEGWMHNRVRMVVASFLTKDLLVDWRRGEAFFRRHLADGDPASNNGGWQWAAGCGTDAQPFFRIFNPVLQGRKFDPDAAYVRRWIPELARVDAKAADLHAPWTLATPPADYPAPVVDHAAARAAALAAFATLKKA; encoded by the coding sequence GTGCCCGTTGCCGTCGTCTGGCTGCGGCGGAATCTCCGCCTCGACGACAACCGCGTCCTCGATGCGGCCCTCAGGGCCGCGGACGCGGTTGTTCCCGTGTTCGTCCTCGACGACCACTACCTGCTCGAGGACTTCTCACCGCCCCGCCTCGCGTTTCTTGTCGCGTCGCTGAGGGAGCTCGCGGCCGCGCTCGAAGGGAAGGGCGGCCGCCTCGTCGTCCGGAAGGGACCGGCGGGCGACGCGCTCGCGGCGCTCTGCCGCGAGACCGGCGCGGACGCGGTCTTCACGCACGCGGACCACGAGCCGCACGGGAAGGCCCTCCACGAGGAGGCGCGCCATGCGCTCGCGGCGCAGGGGACCGCGCTGCACGCCGTCGAGGATCTGCTCCTGCTTCCGCCCGGGCAGCTCGCGACGCAGGACGGCAAGCCCTTCACGGTGTACACGCCGTTCTCGCGCCGCTGGCTCGAGGCCGACAAGCCCGCTCCCGTTCCCGGGCCCGTGCGCGTTCCGGCGCCGGACGCGGTCCTCTCCCCCGCGTTCCCTTCGATTCCTCTCGAGAAGCCGCGGGGGTTCCGCGAGAGGGGAGCGCCCGCGAACCCGGAGGCCGGCGCCGCCGCGGCGCGCCGGACGTGGGACGCGTTCCGCGCGTCGGCGCTCTTCCGCTACGCCGGGGAGCGCGATCGGCCTGATCTCGAGGGCACGTCGCGTCTCTCGCCGCACCTGCGCTTCGGGACGATCGGAATCCGCCGTGTCCTCGCCGAAGCGCGGGCAGCGTGGAAGGACGCCTCTCCCGAAGGAAGGCGAGGTATCGAGACGTTCGTCAAGGAGCTCGCCTGGCGCGAGTTTTACGCGGGAATCCTCCACGCGTTTCCGCGAGTTCTCGCGGAAAGCTTCCGGAAGGACTTCGACGCGTTCCCGTGGAGCGCGGGCGACGAGACAGAGAGGCGCTTCGCGGCGTGGACGGAAGGGCGCACGGGCTATCCGATCGTGGACGCGGGGATGCGGCAGCTCGCTGTGGAGGGCTGGATGCACAACCGGGTGCGCATGGTCGTGGCGTCCTTCCTCACGAAGGATCTCCTCGTCGACTGGCGGCGGGGCGAAGCGTTTTTCCGCAGGCACCTCGCCGACGGCGACCCCGCCTCGAACAACGGCGGCTGGCAATGGGCCGCGGGCTGCGGGACGGACGCGCAGCCGTTCTTCCGCATCTTCAATCCCGTCCTGCAGGGCCGGAAGTTCGATCCCGACGCCGCGTACGTGAGGCGGTGGATCCCCGAGCTTGCACGCGTCGACGCGAAGGCCGCGGACCTCCACGCGCCGTGGACGCTCGCGACCCCGCCTGCCGACTACCCCGCTCCTGTCGTCGACCACGCGGCGGCACGAGCCGCGGCGCTCGCCGCGTTCGCGACGCTGAAGAAGGCCTGA
- a CDS encoding transcriptional repressor — protein MSGNTDERRVFDEFLKRKGLKVTRERTAVFDEIFSTHRHFDADDLVSRMRERGTKISRATIYRTLELLYGCGLVGRVRLNEEKYRYERLRKGEHHDHLVCTNCGKVVEFVDGAIEKRQDAVCKEHDFVATSHSHQIWGLCGACRKVALKAPGRAPTIAA, from the coding sequence ATGAGCGGAAACACCGACGAACGCCGCGTCTTCGACGAATTCCTCAAGCGCAAAGGCCTCAAGGTCACGCGCGAGAGAACGGCCGTGTTCGACGAGATCTTCTCGACGCACCGGCACTTCGACGCCGACGACCTCGTGAGCCGCATGCGCGAGCGCGGCACGAAGATCAGCCGGGCGACGATCTATCGCACGCTCGAGCTGCTCTACGGCTGCGGCCTCGTGGGGCGCGTCCGCCTGAACGAGGAGAAGTACCGCTACGAGCGGCTCCGCAAGGGCGAGCATCACGACCATCTCGTCTGCACGAACTGCGGCAAGGTCGTCGAGTTCGTGGACGGCGCCATCGAGAAGAGGCAGGACGCGGTCTGCAAGGAGCACGACTTCGTCGCGACGTCGCACTCGCACCAGATCTGGGGTCTCTGCGGCGCCTGCCGGAAGGTCGCTCTGAAGGCTCCGGGCCGGGCTCCGACGATCGCCGCGTAG
- a CDS encoding S8/S53 family peptidase, whose product MPPRALPSPALAVLDVGFFRHPDLTARRVIGCFDATGRRVLPFRYGANGTGAEHGTRTMLLAAGSGRASGLVSPAPRAKVVLVKVGEGGRVPREAIVRAYRWLLAHAARHAIRVVLCPFGDDPEVRGERSEVPALVAALAAHGLVVVAAAGWDPANEVISPARSPRAIAVGGWDVADNRPARGPRVGVVEGVLKPDLLAPAVPLEVPCLRGSRMHERAGGTSFAASLVAGAALRILESEPALGKDGVLARLTALGRPVPGHPPYLPLKTLRRS is encoded by the coding sequence GTGCCGCCGCGAGCGCTCCCCTCTCCCGCCCTTGCCGTCCTCGACGTTGGCTTCTTCCGCCACCCGGACCTGACGGCGCGGCGCGTGATCGGCTGCTTCGACGCGACGGGCCGCCGCGTCCTCCCGTTCCGGTACGGCGCGAACGGCACGGGCGCCGAGCACGGGACGCGGACGATGCTCCTCGCGGCGGGGAGCGGGCGGGCCAGCGGGCTCGTCTCGCCCGCACCCCGCGCGAAGGTCGTCCTCGTGAAGGTCGGCGAAGGAGGCCGGGTGCCGCGCGAGGCCATCGTGCGCGCGTATCGCTGGCTCCTCGCGCACGCGGCGCGCCACGCGATCCGCGTCGTCCTCTGCCCGTTCGGCGACGATCCCGAAGTCCGGGGCGAGCGGAGCGAGGTGCCCGCGCTCGTCGCGGCGCTCGCGGCCCACGGTCTCGTCGTCGTCGCCGCCGCGGGCTGGGATCCGGCGAACGAGGTCATCTCGCCGGCGCGCTCACCGCGGGCGATCGCGGTCGGCGGCTGGGACGTGGCCGACAACCGGCCCGCGCGCGGGCCCCGCGTCGGCGTCGTCGAGGGCGTCCTGAAGCCCGATCTTCTCGCGCCGGCGGTCCCGCTCGAGGTGCCGTGCCTCCGCGGCAGCCGGATGCACGAGCGGGCCGGCGGAACGTCGTTTGCGGCGTCCCTCGTGGCGGGGGCCGCGCTCCGCATTCTCGAAAGCGAGCCGGCGCTCGGGAAGGACGGCGTCCTCGCCCGCCTCACGGCCCTCGGGCGCCCGGTGCCGGGCCACCCCCCATACCTGCCCCTGAAGACGCTCCGCCGGAGCTGA
- a CDS encoding DUF547 domain-containing protein → MSRNGIAGVAGAALGFLVFGGFAGRAPATPAPDAPFTESLSLPSSSSFSYADWNLVLSAFVDDRGAVDYAALARAPQALDRFLAAVERTSPESEPALFPSRNDQLAYYLNAYNAWVFRGVLRRGPETESVWKGGLVSGYSFFVGMDIVVGGVKTNLKKLEDKTVRARFADPRIHAALNCASRGCPRLPRKAFEPATLDAELDAAMREFVSEERNVAVAAAARTVTLSKIFDWFEGDFLAFEKKQGNAKPNLVDYVNRYRAADAQVPRNFQVRFAEYDKSLNGR, encoded by the coding sequence ATGAGCAGAAACGGGATCGCGGGCGTTGCAGGGGCGGCGCTGGGTTTCCTCGTCTTCGGCGGCTTTGCGGGTCGTGCTCCGGCGACGCCAGCGCCCGATGCCCCTTTCACAGAATCTCTCTCTCTTCCCTCTTCTTCCTCTTTCTCCTACGCAGACTGGAATCTCGTGCTTTCGGCCTTCGTGGACGACCGTGGCGCCGTCGACTACGCGGCGCTCGCCCGCGCCCCTCAAGCGCTCGACAGGTTTCTCGCCGCGGTGGAGCGGACGAGCCCCGAGTCGGAGCCGGCGCTCTTTCCATCTCGGAACGACCAGCTCGCGTACTACCTCAACGCGTACAACGCATGGGTCTTTCGCGGCGTCCTCCGGCGCGGGCCGGAGACCGAGAGCGTCTGGAAGGGCGGGCTCGTCTCGGGCTATTCGTTCTTCGTGGGGATGGACATCGTCGTTGGAGGCGTGAAGACGAACCTCAAGAAGCTCGAGGACAAGACGGTGCGCGCACGATTCGCCGACCCGCGCATCCACGCCGCGCTGAATTGCGCGAGCCGCGGCTGCCCGCGCCTCCCGCGCAAGGCTTTCGAGCCCGCGACGCTCGACGCCGAGCTGGACGCCGCGATGAGGGAGTTCGTCTCCGAGGAGCGCAACGTCGCCGTCGCCGCGGCCGCGCGCACGGTCACGCTCTCGAAGATCTTCGACTGGTTCGAGGGCGACTTTCTCGCCTTCGAGAAGAAGCAGGGCAACGCGAAGCCGAACCTCGTGGACTACGTGAACCGGTACCGCGCGGCGGACGCGCAGGTTCCGCGAAACTTCCAGGTGCGCTTCGCCGAGTACGACAAGAGCCTCAACGGGCGCTGA